The Leifsonia sp. 1010 genomic sequence ACGCGAGGAGCAGCCAACCAGCGAGCAGTATCCATGGGTTGGGCTCCAGCACGTCGAAACGCCCTCCGAAGTCGTCACTGATCGCGGTCCGCGCCGCGAGAACGAGGGAACCGACGATCAGCACCGCGCCTGCGGACATCCAGACGAAGGCGAGTCCGGCATGCGCCCACCAGAAGTTGCGGGCACGGGGAATCAGGCGGAGCGGAAGGCCTCCCACCATGACGATGACCGTCGTCACGAAGGCCGCCGCGGCGCTCAGCATCAACCACCCGATCATCGACGGGATGCCGTCATAAGAACCCGCGGCGATGCAGATGACCAGCCCCGTGGAGCCCATGACGGCCAGGGTCAATGCAGACTGCCCACCCGCCTCCACGAGGCCGCGCAGTATGCCGGCCGTCACGCCGTTCTGCTGCCCGCTGCGCACACGTCCACGCTAGCGAGGCGCAACCGCGGAGGGATCATCCGTCAGAGTGATTCTCGCCGGACGATGAGCGCTCGCGTCCGCGCGCGAAGGTCACGTCGAGCGGCATGAGATGCCAGGATCGACCCGTGACCGCCGAATCGACCGCCGAGCCGTTGGAGCAGGGAACAGGCTCCGGACGGACGACCGAGGTCCGGCTGCGGCAATCCAGTCGCGGTGCATGCGTGGCGGCCATCACCACGCTGATCGACTTCCTGCTCGCCTGCCTGGCGGGTCTGTTCCATCCATCCCCGGATCAGTCAGCGCTCGATCGGAGTCTGGCCCCGCTCATCTGGGCCGCCGTCTGCCTGCTCGCTGTCGCTGTGGTGCGGTCTCTGTTCGTGGGTGTCTATCTTTCCGAGCGCCGCATCCGGGTGCGGAGCTGGTTCCGCACCTATACGATCCCGATCGACGCGGAGACCCGGTGCCGAACCGACAGGTGGAGCAGTTGGTTCGTCACCCGCGGCACCCCGTACCGGTCGGTGCAAGTGCTGTTTCTGTCCTGGATGCGCGAAGGAAGACGCACCTCCCGCTCGTTCCCGGCGACGGCCGTACGCCGCTCCCGCGCTATCGCCCAGGCAGACGTCATCAACGCGTTCATCGGCGCCACGACGGCCGGGGCAGCTCCCGCCGTCCGGGACTTCGCCCGTGGATCCGAATGGCTCCGGATCACCGCCGACTCCCGGCGGCGGCTGGCTGAGCGGGACGCCGAACGGGACCGTCGCGGCGCGCACGCGTGAGTGGCGGTGAAACGCGCGAAGCTACTTGGTGAAGACCGCGTCGAGGACACGCCCGTCGGCGAGGCTCAATCGCACACGCCAGCACGACCACGTATGAGCGATGACGGCGTCATCCACCAGCCGGGCACTTGTCCATGCGTCATCGGAGCCGAAACCGTTCGGAGTCGCAGTCCAGAGGAGGGTCGAGCCGGAGGGTGACTCGCGCACCACTGTCATGGTCACTCACGGTCGTGGACCTCCACCACATCGCCGTCCGGCCCGCGTCGGAAGCTGCGCGTCACCTCGATGCGCCCGACGATGTTGCCGTTGAGCTCCTCGAGCTGCTCGGCGGGGATCCAATACTCGAGGATGGTCTCACCGCCGACCTGCTGCACCTCGAAACGGTCCAGGAAGTCCTTTCGCACGCGGAAGCGGGTGACGTGCCCGGCCCCGGACGCTTTGACGTTCCAGTCCCGCGCGATGCGGACCGCGTAGTCCTCGTTGAGCACCGGATAGAAGATCGGCTGATCCGGCAACCGCGGAGGCCATCGCGTCCAGCCGGATTCCTCCACCAGCACCAGCTCTTCGGGCCCCGTCGGACGCCAAAGCGTGACGGTTTCGACGTCGGTCATGGCTCATATGCTAGACGGCCGCCCGAGCCTCGCTTCGACTAACGCGACCTGCGGTCCGCAAAGAGGTCGACGAGATCCCTCGCGCCCCGTGTCAGTTCTTCCCCGGGCTCGATGAGCAGCGTCGACCGAGCCCGTCGTCGAGGAGGCGCGGGATATTTCAGCCCTACCAGTATCCTGACCGGGTGATCGAGGGAACGGAATTGACCCCGGCGGAGACGGAGCTGCTCGCGGGAACTGGATACGACGATGTCGCGCTTGTCTGGGCCCTGATCCACCTCGGAATCAGGACCAATCCGCCGCCCACTCCCGACTGGCAACCGAGCGACGACGATATTGCCGCGGCCTTCGGCAGCTTCGAAAAGCTCAGCGCCCTGGGCCTCATCAGCGTCGGGCGCATGGAGTACATCGACGGAGGTCCGCCTGGTCGCCACGCCCCCGTTCGTCACGTTTCCGAGGCCCTCGAGGACGTCAGAGCACGCGTTCAGAACGAAGTCTCGGCCGCACAGGTCGCGACCGATTGGGAATTCGCCTGCTGGGTCGTTGCGACGGAGGCTGGATTGGCCGTCGCGGAGGAAGCCAGCCGAGAGACTCGGCCGGGACGGAAACGGTCACTGCGGGAGATGTTTTCGAGACGCTCCCGCGCTTGGTGAACTCGGAGAATCGGCATCGGACTCGCCAGGGTTCAGATACGCGGTCCCCCGGAACTCGCACCCGAGCATGGCGAGGTCCGCGAGCAAGTCCGGTGGCATGACGAAGGTTCCTTGAGTGCTGTCGGAGGAACCGGACCACCAGATGACCGTCTCACACTCCGGCCTCAGCGATTGGAGCGCATTGGCCCTCTGCCGAAACACGTCGACGAGCGCTCTCAGGGAGGCGACCCCTTGGTCGTCTCTCACATCCACGATCGGTGCATCCACGTCGAGGGACCACTGAGCGCGCTGATGGACCATGTACTCAGCGGCGAGCGCTCGACCAGCCACTGCCGCTCTCGTGGGATCGCCCACATCCGCGCTACTGCTCGGCTCAAGCCCGAGTGCCGCACTGATCTCCGACACGGTTCGTTCGTTACTGTAGACCGAGAGAGTCGACCGGTTCGCGAGGATCACAGTGATCTCTCTTTCGCTCAGAACCCGGGTGATCCGTCACCCGGTTACCGAATCGAATCTAGCGTGCTGACACAGGATTGACGCGGGCCCCGTCAGACCGGCGCGAGCTCGGTCGCCTTGCCGAGGAGCTCCAGCTCGACCCCCCGCCGCACCGCCTCCGAACGCGACGACACCCCGAACTTCTGGAAGATAGCGCTGATGTGGGTTTTGACGGTGTTGGGCGAGACGTACAGGCGCTGCGCGATCTCCGGGCGGGTCAGGTGAGTCTGCAGGTACGGAAGAACACGCTGCTCGGCTTCGGTCAGCGCCACGGAGTCGACTCGACGCTCCAAGGTGCGCGTGTGCTCGGCAAGCAGATTCCGGGCGAACGCTCTCCGTGTATCCAAGGCGTCGCCCGGAACCCCCGGGGGAAGGACTTCATCGATCTCGTCGAGGAGGATCCGGGCGGCGTCCGCGTCCCCGACGGCCAATTGCGCACGGACGAGCAGCAACCGGGTCGGGATGCTGAGCAGCGGCACCGCGCTCCCGCAGCGCTGGCGTTCTGACATGGCCCGCGCCAGGTACCGTCTGCCCGACAGCGTTCGGCCGGCATGGAGTTCCAGGCAGGCGGCGGCCGCGTGCGCGTACGCGGACATGACGTAGCCTTCGATGCCTCCCTCCCGGATGGTGTCCAGGGCTCTCTCGATGTGCGTCGCTGCCCGCTCCCACGCTCCGGCCTCGATCGCGAGGAAGGCGAACTCGGACTCGCAGATCACAATCGAAGCGGGATTGCCGTGAACGCTGGCGATGTGGATCGCCTCGCCGAGCACGACCCGGGCGCGCTCCTCATAGCCGGCGTGGAGCAGGGTGCTTCCCAGGATCTGGACGGCGGGGTCACGCCACGGACTCTCGAGCGGTTCGACCTCGGCCGCGAATTCTGCGTCCTCGAGGGCTGATTCGATGCCGTCGGGCATCATGATTGCCCGGATCATCGCCTTCGCCGAAGGAATGTTGATTCCGGCGGCAGCAGCGTCATCGGGAACCATCCCCAACAGGGTTCCCCACTTGCGGGCGTCGTCATCCGATCCTGCGAGGACCGCGAACCAGGCGAAGACGACAACGGCTGACGGGTTCGCCAGGAGGTTGGCGTCGCCGATCTCACGCAGCCATCGGCCGAGTGTCGCGCTCTGACCCGCCTCGTAGGCCGGGAGACCGGCGGCGGTCACCAGTGCTGTGGCGGTGGGGAACTCCCCCGCCGCGATTGCGTGATCGATGGCCGCCGGGAGTTGCCCGCGCTCGGCGAACCACTGCGATGCTCGCGCGTGAAGGGCTGGCACAAGCGAGGCGGACTCGAGCTGCAGCTCATCCGACAGGTACTCCCGGAACAGAGGATGAAGGCGAAACGCGCGACCGTCCGCGTCCGCGGTGACGAAGAGCTGGCGCGATTCCAGGTCCCGCAGGATCCGGATCGAATCGGTCCGTTCCAACACGGCATCGCACAGGTCCGGGATATGCGTGCCGAGGATCGACGTGCGGAGAAGAAACTGCCTGGTCTCCTCCGGGAGGTCGCGAACGCATTCTCGATAGAGGTAGTCGGCGAGTGCGGTGTTGTCGCTTGTGACGGCGAACGGCCGGCTTCTGGAGAGCAGTGCGTACATGTGCAGCCCGGCCGCCCAGCCCTCACAGCGATCCACCCAATCCGCAAGGAGGCTCCGGTCCACATGCGCGCCCGCCTCGTCGGCGATCCGCGCGGCCCCGTCGAGGTCGATCCGCAACTCGGACGCTCCGACTCTGGCCGCCGACAGCTCGACGCGTCCTCGGGCCAACGCCGCCAGATGCTGCCGGCTCGCCAGCACCACCTGCGATCCCGCGGGCACCCGAGCCAGAGCCACCTCCAGGGCGTCGATGCACCCGACCGTTCTCAACACGTGGACGTCGTCGATGAACAGAACGAACGGACGTTCGCACCGTGAGAGCGCAAGGGCCAGCGCCGGGGCGAGCCTGCTCAGCACTCCCGTCTGGGTGGTCGCGATCTGCGCGAAGACCGACTCGGCCTCCGACGCGAACGCTGTGCACACCCGGGCCAGGAGGCGGATCAGCGCCGCCGGATCGTCATCGTCTTCGCGGAGCGTGAGCCAACCGGTCGCCCGATCTTCGAGGTGTTCCCATTCGGCGAGGAGCGACGTCTTCCCGTAGCCGGCGGGCGCTTCGACCGTGACGATGCGGGAGGTACTGGCGCGCAGCGATTGGATGAGGTCCTGCCGGCGAACATAGGCCGGGTCGAAGAGCGGAGCGGTGGTCTTGCTCTCGAAGAGCAGAGTTTCCAGATCGTCGTTCGCCGAACCCACCCGATATCCCATCGCCGCACGGGCTGGAAGGCTCGTCCGAGCCACCAGGACATAACCGCATCACCTGCATTTATACCGGGGCGGCCCGCAGCCATGGAGAACGCGATTCGTCACCCACACTGAAGCGGGAATCCGCGCGCCAGACGCCTCACTCGGCGGACCAGAGCTCCTCGGCTTCGATGACCAGATCGATCGTCTGTCGCAGGAGACCTCCCAACGATGTCGATCTCAGCAGGGTGTACCTGTCGTACTCGCCCAGCGGGGCGATCGCCGCCAGTTGCCACGCGGCTTCGACGGGGTCGTTCGACAGCTCGATGTCGGTATCCGACTGCGGCTCCGCAACGCGGGCGACCACGCGGCGGACAACCGATTCTGCCTCGGCCCGTAGAGGTTCGAGTGCCTCGGACCACTCCAGATCCGGCAGCATCGAGAGCTCGGCCCGGGGATACGGGTCGTCGTCGAGCCATCGCTCGACCGTGAACCGCCGGGTCCCTACGCCGACGATGACCAGATCATCGGCGCCCACGGCGGCGCTCACAAGGCGCGCCATCGTCCCGACCGAGGCGCGCTGGTCGCCGCCCCCGGCTTCGAATCCGCGCTCGATGAGCACGACGCCGAACTCGAACCCCGGTTCGACCTCGTCGAGCAAACGGCCGACCAGCGTGAGATACCGCGGCTCGAACACCCGCAACGGGATGGGCACGGAGGGAAACAGCACGGAGCCGAGCGGGAACATCGGTGAGGCGGCCATGCTCCAGTGAATCACCGCCGACGTAGAGTGAACAGGTGCCCCGACCGCGTCCCGAGATCCCCGGACCGGGGCAGGAGTCTGTCTGGGACTACCCCAGGCCGCCGCGCATCGAGAGCGTCGCCGTGCCTGTCACGATCCGTCTGGGCGGGCAGCTCATCGTCGAAACCCGGAACGTTGTCCGGGTGCTCGAGACAAGCCATCCGCCGGTCTATTACCTTCCGATAGCGGACTTCGCGACCGGCGCGCTGGTCGACGCCGACGGCTCGTCGTTCTGCGAGTTCAAGGGCACCGCCCGATATCTCGACGTGCGCGGCGGAGGCGAAGTTCGGCCCGCGTGCGCGTGGAACTACCCGCATCCGTCGCCGGGCTTCGAGCCGCTCCGAGACCGCGTCGCCGTCTACGCCCAGCAGATGGACGAGTGCACGGTCGACGGCGAGGTCGTCACGCCGCAGCCCGGGGGCTTCTACGGCGGCTGGATCACGAGAGCCGTGGTCGGGCCCTTCAAGGGGTCGCCCGGGTCACAACGGTGGTGAAGGCTCTGGTCGTGCCCGCGCGGGCACATCACGGTCATCGCATCGGATAGGCGGCGAGCTCCTTCTCCCACTCTGTGGCGGCCGTCGCGAGCTCTTGCGGCGTCAATCTCAGGATGACCTGATCGGGCGCCGCTGAATCGTCTCGTGGGGCTGACTCGTGCGAGAACGTGACGCGCACGGTGACGCACTCTGCGGTGTTATCGCTCAGACCGAAGACCAGATTCGGCTCCAGGAACCAGAGATCCTCCGGCGAGCCCCCTCTGGCCGCATCACGCAGCCAACGCCCGAGTTCTTGCGCCTCGACCGTCAGCAGACAAGGGTCGTCGAATGACCAGCCGACGCCATCAATGTCGATGACACCATGAATCTCCAACCAGTTGGCATCGTGGTCGAACGACCGCGAGCGGGACGACGCATCGGGGAACTGATAACCGTTGATGGTCAACTCGACAGTCGACCCATGTGAGCCCAGCCTCATGGTCTGACAAGACTAGCCACGGCGCATGAATCGAAAGGAACCTCAGGTCAGCTACACGTTGAAGCGGAACTCCACCACGTCGCCGTCCTGCATGACGTAGTCCTTGCCCTCCATGCGCGCCTTGCCGCGCGAGCGGGCCTCGGCGACGCTACCGGCCTCCATCAGGTCGTCGAAGGAGATGACCTCCGCCTTGATGAAGCCCTTCTCGAAGTCGGTGTGGATGACGCCGGCCGCCTGCGGGGCCTTCGCACCCTTGGGGATGGTCCAGGCGCGCGATTCCTTCGGGCCGGCCGTCAGGTAGGTCTGCAGGCCGAGGGTGTCGAAGCCGATGCGGGCGAGCTGGTCGAGGCCGGACTCCTCTTGGCCGGTCGACGCGAGCAGTTCGGCGGCGTCGGCCGCATCGAGGTCGATGAGTTCGGACTCCAGCTTGGCGTCGAGGAAGACGGCCTGCGCCGGAGCGACCAGGGCGGCCAGCTCGGCGCGACGGGACTCGTCGGTGAGCACATCCTCGTCCACGTTGAAGACGTAGATGAACGGCTTGGCGGTGAGCAGGCCCAGCTCGCGGACCGGCTCCAGGTCGATCGACGAGGTCGACAGCGGCTTGCCCGAGTTGAGGTACTCGATCGCGGCCCGCGCGGTCTCGAGGACCACGGGCTCCAGCCTGCGACCCTTGACCTCCTTCTCGTACCGCTGCTCCGCCTTCTCGAGGGTCTGCAGGTCGGCGAGGATGAGCTCGGTGTTGATGGTCTCCATGTCGCCCGCCGGGTCGGTCTTGCCGGCCACGTGCACGACATCGGCGTCGCTGAAGCCGCGCACGACCTGGGCGATGGCGTCCGCCTCGCGGATGTTCGCCAGGAACTTGTTGCCCAGACCCTCGCCCTCGCTCGCGCCCTTCACGATGCCCGCGATGTCGACGAACGACACGGGAGCCGGCACGGTCCTCTCGCTGTGGAACAGCTCGGCGAGACGGTCAAGCCGCGGGTCGGGCAGGTTCACCACGCCGACGTTCGGCTCGATGGTCGCGAACGGGTAGTTCGCGGCGAGCGCGTCGTTCTTGGTCAGCGCGTTGAACAGGGTGGACTTGCCCACATTGGGCAGCCCGACGATTCCGATAGTGAGAGCCACGGTCGTCCATTCTACGGGGAGGGTGGGATGCGGCCGGCCGACGGTCGGGCGGCTCAGCCCTGCAGCGTCGCCCGGTAGCTGCGGGTCACGTACGGCAGCTCGAAGGTGTCGCGCCCCGCGAGGTCGGGATGCTCGCGAGCGAGACGGCGCAGCGACTGGATCACGGCGGCCTGGCCGTCCGGATCCTTACTGATGAAGTAACTGCGGGAGCGCGCCAGATCGAGCAGGCCGTCGAGCGTCAGCGCCTGCACCCAGCGGGTCTCGTGGCGCTCCAGCGGACCGAACGGCGGCGGGACCACCGGGTCGGCCTCGTCGTCGAACACGGCCGAGCCCGCATCCATCAGCTCCCCCAGCTCGCGCACCCAGCCGACGCACTCGTCGCGCTCGTTCCAGATCAGCCCGAGCCGGCCGCCGGGGCGGAGCACCCGGGCGACCTCGGGCACCGCGCGGTCGACATCCACCCAGTGCCACGCCTGGGCGACGACCACCAGGCCGAAGGCGTCGTCCGGCAAGGGGATGCGCTCGGCGGCGCCCTCCCGCGCATCCACGTCGGGGAGACGTTCCTGGAGCACGCGCAGCATCTCGGACGACGGATCCACGGCGGCGACCTCGCGTCCGCGCTCGACGAGGGATGCGGTGAGTTTGCCCGTCCCCGCGCCGAGGTCGAGCACCCGCCCCTCCACCCCGTCGAGGAGCCAGCTGACCGCCTCGGCCGGGTACGTCGGCCGGGCCGCGTCGTAGAGGTCTGCGGCGCGGTCGAAGGAGGCGGCATGGAGGTCGCGCTGCTGACGGGATCGCATGCCGCCGATGGTACGCGTCGCGACCGCCACACGCCCGGCCGCGCGGTTGAGGTGCACGTAGATGCGCATTCACGCGGCGTGTCGACCGCAACGACGTGCACCTCGATGCGGGATGCGGCGGCGCGCGGGCGGGATGCCGGGCCGCGTCGGTGGGCCGTGTCAGCATGACGACGTGACCCTGGACTTCACCGCCATCGACTTCGAGACCGCCAATTCCTCCGCCGCATCGGCCTGCTCGGTCGGACTCGTCAAGGTCAGAGACGGCAAGGTGGTGGACCGGGCGGGATGGTTCATCCGGCCGCCGCTGGGGCACGACGTCTTCCAGGAGTGGAACGTGCGCATCCACGGCATCCGGCCCGAGGATGTGGCCGACGCCGCCGGGTGGGTCGACCAGCTGGCCGATCTGGTCGAGTTCGCGGAGGACGACCACCTCGTCGCCCACAACGCGGGCTTCGACATGGGCGTGATCCGGGCGGCGTGCGCGGCGACCTTCGTCGCCTGCCCGGAGTACAGCTACCTCTGCAGCCTGCAGGTGGCACGCAAGACGTACCACCTGGAGTCGTACCGCCTGCCCGTCGCGGCGATGGCGGCGGGGTTCGAGGACTTCGCGCACCACGACGCGCTGGCGGACGCCGAGGCGTGCGCGGCCATCATGATCCACGCGGCCCGGCGGCACGACGCGGCCACGATCGCGGACCTCGCCGAGCTGACCGGCGCCCGGCTCGGGCGCATCGGCGTTCCGATCGCCGCCTGATCGAGTCGCGACATGATGCGGCGATCCGCCGCGGATTGGCGCGATTCCGCATGTCTCGGCGGGACGGGATCGGACTCGCGGGCCGCGCAAGCGGCAGTGTCGGCGGCTGCTGACACACTGAGGGCATGGACATCCTCGCCCTGCTCCTCGGCCTTCTGATCGGCCTCGTCGTCGGCGCCATCGGCGCGGGCGTCGCCGTCCTGCGCCTGCTGCGCTCGCGGCCGTCGGCCGAGCCCGCCGCGCCGGTCGTCGACCCGGTCGTGCTCGCCGCCCAGCATCAGGCCGAGCTCGCCGAGCTGCGGGCGGCCGAGACGGCCGTGCAGTCGGAGATCCGGGCCGACCTCGCCGCTGCGCACAGCCGGGTGGATGCGCTCCAGGATCAGCTGCGCGCCGCCCAGGAGCAGTACCGCGAGACGGTGGAGCGGCATCGCGCCGAGGCGGAGGCCCGAGCCGAGCGGGAGCGCGCCGAGAGCAAGGTGCTGCAAGCGCTGGCGCCGGTGCGGGAGAGCCTGACGGACATGCAGCGCAAGGTCATCGAGCTCGAGACTCAGCGCAACCAGCAGCACGGCCAGCTCGCGCAGCAGCTCCGGTCGGCGGCGGAGTCGGAGGAGCGGCTGCGCAGCACCGCGGAGGCCCTCGCTTCGGCCCTCCGCTCGAACAGCACTCGCGGCGTCTGGGGCGAGACCCAGCTGCGGAGCGTCGTGGAGGCGGCGGGTCTCATCGAGCGCGTCGACTTCGACGTGCAGTCGAGCATCCACTCGGAGTCCGGCGCGGGCCGGCCCGACATGATCGTGCGCCTCCCCGGCGGCAAGAGCATCGCGCTCGACGCCAAGGTGCCCTTCAACGCATACCTCGAGGCCAGCCAGATCCCGGCGACGGCGACGGGTTCGGAGGCTGCACAGCGGGAGGCGCTGCTCAAGCAGCACGTCAAGGCCGTGCGCGACCACATCACGGCTCTGGGCAGCAAGGCGTACTGGACCGGTCTCGAGTCCTCCCCCGAGCTCGTCATCGCGTTCATCCCGAGCGAGTCGCTCGTGTCGTCCGCTCTCGAGGCCGATCCCTCCATCATGGAGTTCGCCTTCGGCAAGCGCGTCGCGCTCGCGTCGCCCGTAACCCTGTGGTCCGTGCTCAAGACCGTTGCGTTCAGCTGGCAGCAGGATGTTCTGACGCAGGAGGCCAAGCAGCTCTTCGACCTGAGCCGGACGCTGTACAGCCGGCTCTCCACCACGGCCGGCCACATCGAGAAGCTGGGCCGGTCGCTGGAGCGCACGGTCAAGGACTACAACGGCTTCGTCGGGTCGTTCGAGCGCCAGGTCTTCCCCGCGGCCCGCAAGCTCAACGCGCTGGACGAGTCCAAGGTCATCGGCGTGATCGAGGGCATCGAGGAGGCCCCGCGCGAGCTGACGGCGTTCGAACTCGTCAGCGAGCTGGAGCCCCGCGACATGCACGGGATCGACAAGCTGGCCATCGAGGAGCAGGAGCGCGCCCACGCCCTCGAGGCAGAGCGCGACACCGGCGCGGCGTAACCCGCGCGCCGGGCGTCAGAGCTGGTCGGGCTCCAGCCACTTCTCCGCGAGGTGGTCCGCCACCACACGGCGGGCGGTGCCCGACTTCGAGCGGAGCACGATCGACTCCGTCCGGATGATCGGTCCCTTGCGGCGCACGCCCTCCACCAGGCCGCCGTCGGTCACACCGGTCGCGACGAAGAACGTGTTGTCGCCCTTGACCAGGTCGTCCGCGCTCAGAATGGTGTCCATCTTCAGCCCCGCGGCGATGCCCTTCGCCCGCTCCTCGTCGTCGCTCGGCGCCAGCATGCCCTGCATGAACCCGCCGAGGGCCTTGATCGCCGCCGCCGTGATCACGCCCTCCGGGCTGCCGCCGATGCCGACGCACATGTCGATCCGCGACTCGTAACGGGCCGCGTTGATGCCGCCCGCGACATCGCCGTCGAGCAGCAGCCGCGTCCCGGCTCCGGCCGCCCGGATCTCCTCGATCAGGCCCTCATGCCGCGGCCGGTCCAGCACCGCCACCCGGACCTCCGCGACCGGCTTGCCCAGCGCCTTCGCCAGCGCCCGGATGTTGTCACCGATCGACTGCGAGAGGTCCACGACACCGTGGCCGGCCGGACCGGTCACGATCTTGTTCATCCGGAACACGCTCGACGCGTCCAGCATCGATCCCCGGTCCGACACCGCGATGACCGACAGCGCGTTCTGCCGCCCGGCCGCCGTCAGCGAGGTGCCGTCGATCGGGTCGACAGCGATATCCACCGCGGGCCCGCGTCCGTTTCCGACGTGCTCGCCGTTGAACAGCATGGGCGCATTGTCCTTCTCACCCTCGCCGATCACGATGACGCCGTCGAAGTTGACCGTCCCGAGGAACTTGCGCATCGCGTCCACGGCGGCGCCGTCGGCCGCGTTCTTGTCGCCGCGTCCGATCCACGGCGTCGCCCGGATCGCCGCTGCCTCCGTCGCCCGCACCAGCTCCATCGCCAGGTTCCTGTCCGGGTGCTGGAAGTGCGTGGCGGTGTCGGTCATGCTCATGGTGGGTCCTCCCGGACGGATTCGGAACGTCGTCGTCGATACCGGAGCGGGATGCCCGCCGCCGGACGCTGCCAGTGTATCGACCACCCCCTGCCGCGTCAGGGGGTCCGCACGGATGTGCACCCGCGGTCGGCACGAATGCCCTCGGTATGATGAGGGCGTTCGACACCCCGATCCTCAAGGAGCCGCAATGCCCATCGCCACGCCGGACCAGTACGCAGAGATGCTCGACAAAGCGAAGGCCGGCGGCTTCGCCTACCCCGCGTTCAACGTGTCGTCGTCGCAGACGATCAACGCCGTGCTGCAGGGTCTCACCGAGGCGGGAAGCGACGGGATCATCCAGGTCACTACCGGTGGTGCCGACTACTTCGCGGGCCAGACCGTCAAGGCCCGCGCGACCGGCGCGCTCGCGTTCGCGCGTTTCGCCACCGAGGTCGCCAAGAACTACCCCATCACGGTCGCGCTGCACACCGACCACTGCCCGAAGAACGCGCTCGACGACTTCGTGCTGCCCCTCATCGCCGCCTCCGAGGAGGAGGTGAAGGCGGGCCGCAACCCGATCTTCCAGTCGCACATGTGGGACGGCTCGGCGGTCCCGCTCGACGAGAACCTCGAGATCGCGCAGGAGATGCTCAAGCGCACCAAGGCCATCAACGCCATCCTCGAGGTCGAGATCGGCGTCGTCGGCGGCGAGGAGGACGGCGTCCGTCACGAGGGCTCCAACGAGGCCCTCTACACGACCCTCGCCGACGCGGAGAAGGCGGTCGACGCGCTCGGCCTCGGCGAGAACGGCCGCTACATGGCCGCACTCACCTTCGGCAACGTCCACGGCGTCTACAAGCCCGGCAACGTCAAGCTGCGCCCGGAGCTGCTCAAGGAGATCCAGGACGGCCTGGCCGCCAAGTACGGCCACGGTCCGAAGCCGCTCGACCTCGTCTTCCACGGCGGGTCGGGCTCGACCGACGAGGAGATCGCCGAGGCGGTCCGCAACGGCGTCGTCAAGATGAACATCGACACCGACACGCAGTACGCGTTCACCCGCTCCATCGCCGGCTACATGTTCGAGAACTACGACGGCGTGCTCAAGATCGACGGCGAGGTCGGCAACAAGAAGGCATACGACCCGCGCGCCTGGGGCAAGGTCGCCGAGTCCGCCATGGCCGCCCGCGTCGTGGAGGCGACCCAGCAGCTCGGCTCGGCCGGCCACTCCGGCAAGTAGCAGTCACGGGCGGCGGTCGCGTCACGCACCGCCGCCCGCACCACACGAGCCACGCGCTCCAGCAAGGGAGGCGGCCACGATGGCCGAGCAGGAACCGCAGCCGGACGACCGGCCGCGCCCGCAGTTCGGGGAGCTCGCGCCTCCCGGCTGGGTGTGGCACCCGCCGGCGGATGCGGACCGTCTCGACACGTCGCGCCCGCTGGAGCGGGAGGATGACGTGCCGGCCGCACCGGCGACCCCGGTCC encodes the following:
- a CDS encoding exonuclease domain-containing protein, with translation MTLDFTAIDFETANSSAASACSVGLVKVRDGKVVDRAGWFIRPPLGHDVFQEWNVRIHGIRPEDVADAAGWVDQLADLVEFAEDDHLVAHNAGFDMGVIRAACAATFVACPEYSYLCSLQVARKTYHLESYRLPVAAMAAGFEDFAHHDALADAEACAAIMIHAARRHDAATIADLAELTGARLGRIGVPIAA
- the rmuC gene encoding DNA recombination protein RmuC, which encodes MDILALLLGLLIGLVVGAIGAGVAVLRLLRSRPSAEPAAPVVDPVVLAAQHQAELAELRAAETAVQSEIRADLAAAHSRVDALQDQLRAAQEQYRETVERHRAEAEARAERERAESKVLQALAPVRESLTDMQRKVIELETQRNQQHGQLAQQLRSAAESEERLRSTAEALASALRSNSTRGVWGETQLRSVVEAAGLIERVDFDVQSSIHSESGAGRPDMIVRLPGGKSIALDAKVPFNAYLEASQIPATATGSEAAQREALLKQHVKAVRDHITALGSKAYWTGLESSPELVIAFIPSESLVSSALEADPSIMEFAFGKRVALASPVTLWSVLKTVAFSWQQDVLTQEAKQLFDLSRTLYSRLSTTAGHIEKLGRSLERTVKDYNGFVGSFERQVFPAARKLNALDESKVIGVIEGIEEAPRELTAFELVSELEPRDMHGIDKLAIEEQERAHALEAERDTGAA
- the glpX gene encoding class II fructose-bisphosphatase; this translates as MSMTDTATHFQHPDRNLAMELVRATEAAAIRATPWIGRGDKNAADGAAVDAMRKFLGTVNFDGVIVIGEGEKDNAPMLFNGEHVGNGRGPAVDIAVDPIDGTSLTAAGRQNALSVIAVSDRGSMLDASSVFRMNKIVTGPAGHGVVDLSQSIGDNIRALAKALGKPVAEVRVAVLDRPRHEGLIEEIRAAGAGTRLLLDGDVAGGINAARYESRIDMCVGIGGSPEGVITAAAIKALGGFMQGMLAPSDDEERAKGIAAGLKMDTILSADDLVKGDNTFFVATGVTDGGLVEGVRRKGPIIRTESIVLRSKSGTARRVVADHLAEKWLEPDQL
- the fbaA gene encoding class II fructose-bisphosphate aldolase: MPIATPDQYAEMLDKAKAGGFAYPAFNVSSSQTINAVLQGLTEAGSDGIIQVTTGGADYFAGQTVKARATGALAFARFATEVAKNYPITVALHTDHCPKNALDDFVLPLIAASEEEVKAGRNPIFQSHMWDGSAVPLDENLEIAQEMLKRTKAINAILEVEIGVVGGEEDGVRHEGSNEALYTTLADAEKAVDALGLGENGRYMAALTFGNVHGVYKPGNVKLRPELLKEIQDGLAAKYGHGPKPLDLVFHGGSGSTDEEIAEAVRNGVVKMNIDTDTQYAFTRSIAGYMFENYDGVLKIDGEVGNKKAYDPRAWGKVAESAMAARVVEATQQLGSAGHSGK